The Salvelinus namaycush isolate Seneca unplaced genomic scaffold, SaNama_1.0 Scaffold2816, whole genome shotgun sequence nucleotide sequence ccctcgaccttctagcccgaggtccggcgcgctatcgactgtgccgcaaaagtaTGCTCGTGCGGCAGAATAGATTTCTGCGCTTATAAACCCAGAGTCGTTACAGTATCTTAGCCTCTTAACATGTATTTGTAACAAAGTCAGTACTCCTCAAAACGTCATAAAGTATTGCTGAataaagtgagagaaagagaaacccTCATCCCaaaagagagcgacagagaggggATAAACTGGGGGAAAGGAGCGGGTTGAATGTCCTGTCTGGCtgtcctctcttactctctctgactctctccggAAGCCCGACAGCCGCTGGGAATTGTAGTGCTTTTATTAAAGACAAGATTGTTTTTCTCTTATAATAGGAGCATATGTGAGAATCATACTTTCCCCGGCACAACTTCTGTTGAGAGAAGGGATTTGATAATCGtatagttttttattttttgtgcGGGGGGGGAATTCATTACAGAAATATATTGGCCAACTTTTAAATTAAACTTCAAGATCCAAAATGCCTTGTTTCCTCTACGCGGTCGCTGTCACTGCGGACATGACGATCAGATAGGTTTGGAAATGATTCTGGACCGTGAATATTCCCTGGTGTTAAAACCACATTTAATTACCATGGAAAACGTTACGTTATAACTTTACACGCGCGTTTATTTAGTTTGAACGCGGCCCCATCCTGGAGTGACGATATTGTGCGAGATTCGAGGAGATAAGAGCGTTTCCAACTCGGTCCGTTTCTTCCTGTTGCTCAGCTGCGTCTGAAGAAAACCAGCATCGATAGGCGTCGGATTTTGTTTCCATCTGCAAAATGCCACGGGATAACAAGAAGTCTCTCATTCAGAAAATAGCCAGCCAAGCCAATATTACATTTAAAGATTTCAATGCATCCGCAATTGGGGCCAACAAAGTATTATTGGACAACCGGGAGGATCTAATCACCCTGCTGACGGAAGTCAGGGCTGCAGACCTGAAGCTGAAACCGAACGGCTCACATTCCGAACACAACCCACCTGTCACGTACATGCACATCTGCGAGACGGAGTCGTTCAGTATGGGGGTGTTTCTACTGAACAGCGGGGCTTCCATCCCGCTCCACGACCACCCCGGTATGAACGGGATGCTCAAGGTTCTATACGGGAAAGTCAGTATCAGGTGTTTTGacctgttggataaaccttcggACCAGGTGCAGAGTGAGACCCAGTTCGAGCCGCCGCTGCTGCCGTTCCAGAAGGACTCTCTGCGGCGGGCTGTGCTCCGATCCACCATGTGGTTCACCCATGACAGTAGTCCGTGTATCTTAACCCCGCAGAGGGAGAACCTGCATCAGATCGACACGGTGGATGGACCGGCTGCCTTCCTCGACATCCTGGCACCTCCGTATGACTCTGACGACGGGAGGGATTGTCATTATTATAAAGTCCTACAGACTGTTCCCGACGCAGACAGTAAGGTAGAGGCGCAGCAGCAGTGTGAGGAAGAGACGTGGTTACTAGAGATAGGCCAGCCTGATGGCTTCTGGTGTGAGGGTGAACCATACCCAGGGCCCAAGGTCTCCTTCTGATGTCGGTGTTGTAAAGGCAGGGATACCTGTGACCAAATAGGGGCAGCCACATGACTTTCAAAAGACTTTGAATCACTGTGAGTGGGACATGAGTTGGAGCAGGTGAATGAACTGCAGGTGTCGTGGATAATGTCTCTGGGCTTTTGCTCTCCTTATTAGTTTAAATATTGAACTTTCTAAATCTCCTGTAAACTTCCAGATAAGATGTTTTCATCCTGAACAGGCTTAGAAACATCCTGTGCTCTTAACACCATCGTTGGTAACTGAAAATATGATATGCTCTTAACACCATCGTTGGTAACTGAAAATATGATATGCTCTTAACACCA carries:
- the LOC120039584 gene encoding 2-aminoethanethiol dioxygenase-like — translated: MPRDNKKSLIQKIASQANITFKDFNASAIGANKVLLDNREDLITLLTEVRAADLKLKPNGSHSEHNPPVTYMHICETESFSMGVFLLNSGASIPLHDHPGMNGMLKVLYGKVSIRCFDLLDKPSDQVQSETQFEPPLLPFQKDSLRRAVLRSTMWFTHDSSPCILTPQRENLHQIDTVDGPAAFLDILAPPYDSDDGRDCHYYKVLQTVPDADSKVEAQQQCEEETWLLEIGQPDGFWCEGEPYPGPKVSF